The DNA sequence ACTCTTGATATACTATTGGATCGGGAGCTGAATATACGGTCCTTATCGTCGGTAGATCAATAATGTATTTGTTCGTGTGAATTACCTCGTCAATAACATTTGGAGCTGGACTACAAACCAAAGAGATGGTTTGGCTTCGACTCgactatattttgtttggattttggtCTTGCTCTGGAAATTCATTTGAAACTTCATTCTATGTATGACGGTCAATATTAGTTACTACACgactactagtatatattgaaaaattagcAGCAACTGAAGATGTGATTCATTGAAAAAGAGattagatataaatataaaggAATTTGTGGGATAGATAatagatgagagagaaacttgCGAGTAGAATTGTTAACTGGGCCGGGCCAACCAACATGGCCCAAGTCTATACAGGGCCAGCCTAGACCCAACCCATCAGCGAATTGAAGCAGGTCTATATTAACTATTAAGCTATTGATTAAAATAGACTCTAACTGGATCATTTTCAATCTCTGGCCAACCCAGGCCTAAGAGCATCCTAAATGCCGTTGGCCGGAACGCACCTGGGTCCCGGCGTGCAGCCTGCAGCATTGGAGGGGAGCATGTAGCAGCCTGAGCCGCTCCTGGGGACGGAGGAGAGAGTCCATGGGCCGTGCCCGGTTGCGTCCCGACCCAGCGTTGGGTGCTCCCGATATGCGCTCACTTCCGGGCCGGCCTAGGATTGTAGGGTGTTCGGGCCGGACCCGTGACCCCTATGCATTTTtcgtattaattatttgttaaattcaaattttttgcctatttatataccatttcttcaacattttcctaacaatttctctctctctctctattctatctatttatttttgtttgtaggactcgtaatttttatttcataggtttgtaatttttaattttcgacTGAATACTGGATATTCAGTGTTTTAATTGCCAAGGCTTCTATTTTACGAGTAAAATAGCTTGTAGTAATTGTGAATAGCGTAACTTAATAGTTCGGACTTGTATGAGACTTGGGATCTAAATTCAGGACGGGTTAAAGATGCTCTAAGCCCCACTCACTTTGTGCCAACGAAAATGTAACATGccctcttttattttatactaccaATCAATGACCaatttgtgaaaataaaaaacatcatTATCTCATGTTTATTCTCTTTccacataataaaaaaaaaaataacacaattaaaTACGTATCATAtattatccaaaaaataaCTCATCTTCATTGGAGTAGAGTTTAGACCGAATATAATACTCAGAAAATACTAATAACTCTGATTGTGACAATAATTGACGAGAAATCCTTTAGTGTCAAAATCGATTACTTTCAGCATTCAACCTTTCTGGATCGAAACATATCACATAAATAGAACTGAATGCCAATGCACCAATAGCCGTAACAGAATTGATGTAATCATATTTCTAATAAATTTGTTACATGACACGTCAAATTGCATATCTCAAACCAATTACTGGGAAAATTGGCACAAATCAGCACAACAATTACAGCTAATTACTCTTTTACAAGTTGAATCAAGAATCTTGTTTATTCAATTCAACTAATCTATAATACACCTAATAAGTCTAACAATCTGTGCAAATGAATTCACTGCAGCAGCCAAGAATCCTTGAACTGATCCAGCGCAGAATCCCTAAAATTATTCACCTTCATCAAGCAGAAGTGGGTGCAGAACTCTAACCCTACACCCGCACACACCCGATCCGTCTTCAGCAAATAGCACGCGGGCCCACACTTCGTCCCCCTTCCCCTGCACCACAATTTCCCAAGCCCTCGTCACCCCCAATTCCgattcactctctctctctctctctaactccACCACGAAGATCAATCCATCCGGCGACTTCGATTCCCCGCTCCGCCACCCCTCTCTCGCCGCCGGCCATTCCTCCGCCACAGCCTTCTCCGTCTCAATCCTCACCCCGCCGTCCAATCCGGAATAGATTTGCAACAATAATGTGCTTTGTTGGACGGCCTAGCTATTTCACagttttgatcaaattttatctGAGAAAGAAGGATTTTAAATCATACATATCACATGGCAAATAAATATTGAGTTATTATACACTACATAGTTATTATGAACGCATTCAAATTAGTACTGTACTATTTAAAACGAGGAAGTCGAGAAAAGATTATGAGTCATCAACACTAGAAAATTATGGTGCAAAAACAGTCTATTTTGGTGTATACTACCACCGTCagcaaataggagtctcattcattTTCGGTAcgaattttgaattaatctGGTGGGTGGTATGTGGAGACAATCACTATTGAAGCAAATAAATTTTGGAGTTAAGTTTACATAAAAACACGAATATTGTGAACCCGTGACATGACAGAGTAGCCATGTGAATTTGAATTCCAAAGTTGTTTCacctatttcaattttagtaaaaaagataaatatatagatgCAGTTCTGCAACTATTAATGCAGTGAAGGTTTTAGCGTATTACTGCAACAGTGTTGTGCAGTGTGGTGTTGTGCCACACAGTGATGAACCAGCTTATACACTAAAACATTCACTGCATTAATTGTTGCAGAACTACGTGCATATACTaccttaatattttttttttcctaaaaatcAAATAGGTGAAACAacttttgaattcaaattcacATGGTTACTCTTTCATGCCAAATATTCACAATATTCGTGTTTTTAGGTAAACTTACTTAACCCCAAAATTTATTTGCTTCAATAGTGATCAACTCCACATACCACTCAccatattaattcaaaataagcCATTGggattttctttataattaattgtataCCTATGCTGCTACGGATGATATAGAATTTAGGcggagattatttttttttggtaaactGCCagtaaaatcataaatttacataattttaaaaatcgggCGCAAAACTAtgaattttaacatatttttcaattattctaTGACAAAATATATCGATTTTCTGTTTGCTGTTGTTGGTTAGATGCACTTCACACAATACGTGATTTCACAAATTAGATCTCAtgaagaattttaaaataaaagtcaTGATTTTCtggttaattttaaaaattgtgagatgaaccaaaatttgatcagaattcatgattttttcaaGTAATTGaccgtaattttaattttaagttttagtgAAATGAAACAGGTACATGTATTTTATTACTAGAGTATAGAAGATATGTAATGAAATACAGTAGTAATATTGTGAACTTGTGACATGAAAGAGTAACCATGTGAATTTGAATTCCAAAGTTGTTTCaccgattttatttttaggaaaaaagataaagtaataTATCGATGCAGTTCTGCAACTATTAATGCAGTGAAGGTTTTAGTGTATTACTATGGTGTTGTGCCACACAATGATGAAATCAGTTTTGGTGAACTCAGAAATGTTTGGATAATCTTGATTTGAGTATTTcattatacataaaaataaatgcgCCAAATGTAAGCATTTTACATTGAGTAAAGACCAAAACTGGTTCTAAACATATGGTTATTTTACGATTatggtcctaaactttatcttttgaattttttggtcctgcatattttaaataggatcacaattggtcctccgtTAACAATTCCGTTAATATTTAACGGTCAACgattttaatcacaattttgaccaacttaaacaattttttattatttaataatcaaaattattttttataaataaaatcataaattatttaatatgaaaaaatcaaatgaaatagaaataattataaaaatccGCCCTCTCAATCCACAAACGCACCGCCCTCTCAATTCCACCGCGATAACTTAATTGGATTTCAGAATTTCGGCTCCTCCTCCTGCTCTTTCGGTGGCACCGTCGTCAAAGTAAAACTCTTCGTCGGCGCACGACACGAATTGCAACAGCACCACGACGGAGGAGTCTCAAGCGCCGTCGCAGCAGCGGGAAGAAAGCGGCGGCGATGTGGATTTGGAGCTGTCGATTGGGCTGCCTTCGCAGACTAAGTATATGAAGAGTGCTTCTTTCAACTCCGTCTTCGTCGGCCGAGTCGAAATCGATTCACAATTTCTTGTGCCCGGCggcggaggtggtggtggcgcCGCCCTCCTCCATGTGCCCGTGTCGGAGTCTAGGTTTTCAGAAGGAGCAATTTGGTAATTGCCAATCTTGTAACGGATTATATAGATacttatgatttttataatgattttttcatattatttatttcacattttaaatgaatatttattaaaataattaggtaGTAAGAAATCATAATTAACAGTTTAATgtggtcaaaatcgggattaaaccTGTTGACCGTTAACAACTAACGGAATAGTTAGTCCATGCatgaccaattgtgatccgatttgaaatgtgcaggaccaaaaaatcaaaagataaagtttatgatcaaaatcgtaaaatagTCATATGTTCCGGACTACTTTTGGCATTTACTCTTTTACatttatacttatattttaacGTCTTGGCAATATTATTATCCATTTTCGTTATACAGAGAAATTTCACGCAccacaaatattaataaacGTTATTATtgctatttatattatttttataaatttaattagtactaaattataataatgacGATAACGAACGTAACACCTCTGTTTTGAtcttttctctcattttcattttcattttcattttcatttatataaagCCACACCGATATTAGTCATTTTTAACGgtaaatatttaatgtaaCAAATTGCACAAAAATTCCCATAATTACATCACAAATTACATGACAGTATTCAATAACattaaagtttaaattttacacTACAGATGTTTAATGTCACAAGTTGCACAATATCCATGTTTCTATGCAAAGtcattaaatacaaataattatttggacCAATATGATTTGACTATGTATTTTTGGACCACCAACCTCGTCTAACAGTGTGTgctaatgaaattttattcaacaaattatttttttaaaaaaaaactatgctactactatatatggaCGATAATCATGATATTACATGGAATTAGGTAGTGGTAGAGATCtgtacttattttaattttgagggaacatattttttagttcacgaactttgccaaagtatcattttaggtccgtggactttgaaaatatcatttcaggtccatcaactatgggttaatatcatttgaagtacttttttactatttccaagtttttttggacgaaaataccctcgataccttaaagggtatctatttttaataaacttttcatatactcatattttatataaatatctttacaatatatttttgatgaattttctaaatataatttgaccttcagtattatcacttaattatattaaagaattttattaaagaattttctaaatatatattaaattcgtcactttttattaaagaattttctaaatataatttgacatgcaagtaaaattgcttcttcaatttttatattaaagaattttaaaattgaataaagaatttttctttaataataaaaaatttaataagaattcacttaattacaaaattaagtgataatattgaaggtcaaattatatttagaaaattcatcaaaaatatattgtaaagatatttataaaaaatatgagtataagataagtttattaaaaatatataccctttaaggtatcaagggtatttttgtccaaaaaaatttggaaatagttaaaaagtacttcaaatgatattaactcatagttgatggacctcaaatgatattttcaaatttcacggacctaaaatgatactttggcaaaattcgtggaccaaaaaagatgttccctctttaatttttaatggagTGGAACGTGGATCATATTACTAGAAAATATTCACGTGTATGTTCTTTTGAGTTTAGTAATCAATTTTGCGTAAAGCCAACAACATCTAGTTAACTTTGATATAACCAATTTTCagcttttattttaaaaatgtactccACAAAACATATGTTTTCTCTTTAATGATTTCTAGCTTtgcaaaaaaaagtttaatttatgtttcgcttgaaataatttaatgtcCGAAACCAACTCAACGGAGTCTTAAGTGtggatttataatttaattgaaataatctGATGTCAGAATAATGAACGAACTTAATGGAATCTTTGAGTGTGGATTAGTTTAATTGAAGtgattttctcaaaaaatGACCCGGTAATACATGACATGATAGAATTAGAAAGATGATTCTTCATCTCAATGCTAATTAACTCTATTAAgcaattttacatttttctttttcctaaaatagaaagtggggCCATGTGAGACACGTGAAAAGCTGAAGCGTAGAACGAGCATCGTGGTTAAGGCACACGCCTCTTCTAAATCACCACGCTTTTTCAACTAGCATTTGTATTGTTTGCGCATGCCAAATCCTCTCCTTTTCTATGACATGTAACTCTCTCTCATACATACACACATTTTACTCAtacatatatgaatttaaacaGTAGACTGTTTTTGTCCAATTATTTactagaatttattttaacgCGTTCATAATGCTCATGTACGAGTACAATAActcaatatttatttgacaTGTGATATGTATGAATTAAATTCCTTCTTTCTTAGATAACATGTGATCATAATTGTAAATAGGCCGTCCAACAAAGTacactaaaattaatttttttatactatatacaATGTTATTAATGTACAAAATTagtggagtaattaattacaaacTTATAACTATAAAATACCCCTGTTTTCATATTACTCAACCAAACAAAAATCTATGTAGGTGGCTTATTTTTGCAAGGCATTCCaactatttaatattgatttctttactcgaaaataatttaaatgattaaaagGTTGCAAAATTCGAATGTAGGAAGGCGATAGAGATGTTTCCTAACCATAATCAAttagaaattattattattattattattattatttaaatatatagcGACGAGTCTTTCTTGTACGACACTAACGTCGGAATCTTCTGCAAATCTgaatcttctctctctaaacttttctctctctaaaccaTCTAATTCCCCTTCCCCAATCGCCGTCGTTTCAGAAAGATGGCGTCGATCGGGATCCCCACCGCCGGAAAATTAACGACCGGCCGCCCCTCTCTTCATCCCGCAAACAAACCTAATCAAAATTTCACCCCAATCCGAACGAAGAAATTCAAACCCCCACGGCAATTCCCCTCCGCATCGATCGGGCCAACACTTCCCCCAGCTCATCACGGAAGCGATGAATCGATCGATTCGCGCGATCCTCCGGCGAAAATCGATTCCTGGCTGCAGGATTCGGTGCCGGATATTGTTAAAAACCTAAAACAGGCGCCGCTGCTGGTGCAAATCTATTCCGGATTGGACGGCGGGGTGAGGATTGAGACAGAGAAGGCCGTGGCGGAGGAATGGCCGGCGGCGAGAGAGGGGTGGCGGAGCGGGGAATCGAAGTCGCCGGATGGATTGATCTTCGTGGAGGAGTTAGAGAGAGGGAGTGAATTGGGGGAGGAATCGGAATCGGAATCGAAATTGGGGGTGACGAAGGCATGGGGGATTGTGGTGCAGGGGAAGGGGGCGGAGTGTGGGCCCGCGTGCTATTTGCTGAAGACGGATCGGGTGTGTGCGGGTGTAGGGTTAGGGTTCTGCACCCACTTCTgtttgatgaaggtgaatAATTTTAGGGATTCTGCGCTGGATCAGTTCAAGGATTCTTGGCTGCTGCAGTGAATTCATTTGCACAGATTGTTAGAGTAAAATTAGGTGTATTATagattaattgaattgaataaacaagattttttattcaaattgttCAAGACTACTTTGTTGTGCTGATTTTCCCAGTGAATTGGTTTGGGATATGAAATTTGATGTTCAtgtaacaaatttattaaaatacgATTACATCGATTCTGTTACGTGTTTGTTTATTATCCactccatatttatttatttgggtTATGGAGCACCAATAATGGTGCAAGTAATAGAATACGGCTATTGGTGCATTGACAATCAATTCTGTTTATGTGGTCAATTTTTGACAATATGTTTCGTTTAAGAAAAGGTTTGAATGCTACGGTAGTCGATATTGACGCCCTCAAAATTTTCTCATTCAGTTATCGTCACAATCAAAGTCATTTGTATTTTCTGCTAATATTTTAACGAAACATTATACAATTAGGATGTGAATGGTATTATGGTTGGGGTAAAAACCCATAAAAGGCTGGAAAAGCCACTATGCGACTTCCTTCTCCCACGCTCGGACACCAGAACAAAAATGGCGGATTTCGCCGAATTGATATTAGTTTAGGCACTTGAGGCATTTCACTATCGCCGAATATTGGTGTGATAATTTTTTCTCCGCTTCTCCGAAAATCTAAATTGGATCTTTATACCTAATTTGTCCTCTCACTTTTCCATCTCTACAAGCACATATCCACAACAATACGACCAACGGACAATCATTCGTGGCACGGCGAATTCAGCGGGTAAGCCGGTGCTGCAATGAATCCCtcatttttttactccctatggagtataaaagaaCACCATCATCTATGGAGTGTACTCATATGAAACGAGAGTTGAGCAGTTttaaaagagataaaatgaTACCCGACGGACTTCCCTCGTATGCACTGACGGAACCAGCATAGGGCCAAACCCCCGCTCCAGCGGGGGTTGCCTAGCGCCAGCCGCCCATTTATACATAGGATAGGAGAGTTGAATAGGTAGGTGGTAGGGGAAGGGAGAGGGGCATAGTTCAGACAGAAATTAAGGGGAGGCAGAAATAGGGGAGAAGAGGGGGTGCACAgagaggagagaaaaaaatagttttctactccctccgtttcttcatagttgaggcggaacttttcggtacagagttttaaaaataaatgttgagtgtgttaaataaatagataaaaaagtaagagagaggaaaatgtagagaaaatgaagtataaagtgaataaagtagagagaatgaagtaagagagagCAAAAAGTcaccatatatggaaatgagtcaactataaagaaactttccgaaatggaaaaatgactcgaCTATGAAGAAATAGAGGAAGTACTATTATTTGCTTGTTCTCAAGGACGATGGAGGGTGTTCTTGTCATTTCTTTCCAAAAGTAAGGCCATTTTAATCATCACATAATGTAATATAATGTTGGCCTACAACGTGTGGAATAGGTGTATAAGAGTGTCGACAATGGTGGCCCTAGCCACCATTTCTTGGGCACGCCCAACAAACTTGGCCCCTGCCCTCAAAACTTGGCCATCACAGTGGTGAcccattttttgttatatttctacaataaaaattattttcatacattttttgttatattttaatattactagaattaaaattatatgcctatataataatttttaaaaaatgcaagaatttaaaaattagtgaattgaAACCAAATTTTCGTCATATTATAGCAAGGggaaaattatacaacgatattttttaaaaaacaataaaaaaaaagacgcCATCGCCCGCCTACTTGGTGTCGTCATCGGAATCCATCACATCTTCTTCACCACCGCCGTTGCCGCCGCCACAGGTGGTTTGGAGGGGGAGGGGAATGGGACTCGATCTCCACGGTTAGGAAGACGAGAAGTTGTCAAATCCCACGTCTCTATAGCCAGGAGAATCATCACCACCTTGAATTGTGCGTGAGTTTAAAAATGATAGATATTGAAATTATAGTTTAGAATTGGagatgttaaaaaaaatgggaggaagtaatttataaatcaatttttgaaattttaaaaaaaatcgaattggGCAGCGCCGCGGGTCTCGGCCCCTGCAGTGGCGGGCCGAGTCGCGCGCCCAAGAGCCTCGGCCTGGCCGAGAGCTCGGCCCTCTCTCGTCCACCCCCCTGGGCCTC is a window from the Salvia hispanica cultivar TCC Black 2014 chromosome 1, UniMelb_Shisp_WGS_1.0, whole genome shotgun sequence genome containing:
- the LOC125192508 gene encoding uncharacterized protein LOC125192508, giving the protein MASIGIPTAGKLTTGRPSLHPANKPNQNFTPIRTKKFKPPRQFPSASIGPTLPPAHHGSDESIDSRDPPAKIDSWLQDSVPDIVKNLKQAPLLVQIYSGLDGGVRIETEKAVAEEWPAAREGWRSGESKSPDGLIFVEELERGSELGEESESESKLGVTKAWGIVVQGKGAECGPACYLLKTDRVCAGVGLGFCTHFCLMKVNNFRDSALDQFKDSWLLQ